A stretch of DNA from Acinetobacter sp. C26M:
CATGGTGGGTATTGTATCCATGCTGATATAAACTATATAAAAATTAACTGAGTAAATAGCTTTCATTAATTCCGCATTCTTCAACAAAAGTTTTATCATGCGAGACCAGTATCACAGCACCATTAAAAGAGCGAATGGCTTGTGCGAGCAGATCGCGTGATTCAATGTCGAGATGATTCTCTGGTTCATCCAAAAGTAATAAATCTACTGCTTGTTGTTTCAAAGCGAGCAAGGCGACTTTTAATCGTTCACCACCGCTCAAATGTATTAAAGGGCTAAGTGCCTTGTCTCTACGGATTTGTAAATTTCCTAACAAGGTGCGTGCTTGCTGCTCGGTCAGGTTTGGATCAGTACCGCATAAATATTCGACGGCAGATAGATTTTCCTTGAGTAAGGAAAGATTTTGATCCAGATAAACAGAATTTACGTTGCAATAAATCTCTCCAGCAAATGGGGGGATTAAAGCTTGAATAGTCTTAAGTAAGGTGGATTTACCACTGCCATTTACTCCACTTAAATGTAGTTTTTCACTTGTCGATAGCGCAAGATCAATCGGCCTTGTTTTTGCATAGGCAAGTTGTAATCGCTGGCAGCGTAAAATTTCACCTGATTTACCATTTACCCAACTAAACTCAAAAGATTGGGGTTTGAGATGTTCCAATTTGGTTTGTTTTTGCTGCAACTCATTTTGTGCATCTACTAGTTGTTTGCTTTGTTGTTTGCGAAGATGAGAAAGGGATTGCTCAGATTGTTCTTTCTTGGCATCCAATAATATGGGGGCTTGAGAACCAGAAGCCCTGATTTTTTCACCCGTTTTTTTGCGCTTTTGTGCTTTCATCTGGCTTTGAAGCTGTTGCACTTTAAGCTGTTTTAGCTCGCGCTTTTCTTGCTGCACAGCTTGTGATAATGCTTCGACTTGTGCTTGATGCTGTTGTTGATACAGCGTGTAGTTGCCACCGTAATAATGTATGCCAAGTTGATTGAGCATAAAAATGCCTTGCACATGAGCTAAAAGCTGTCGGTCGTGGCTAATAATGAGCCCACCTGTTGGGTGCCGTGCCATTTGGTTGATTAACCACTGGCGCCCTTCAGTATCTAAGTGATTACTGGGTTCATCCAGTAATAGATAATGATCCTTAAGAAGAAATAACCTACAGAGCGCAAGCTTGGTTTTTTGACCTTCACTCAAATATTGAATAGGAGTATCGAGTAAGGTTGGTAAACCTGCACTTTGTAAAAGTTGTTGCCATTCGATTGGTAAGTGCCAAAGATGTTCAACCTGATCATAATCGCTAAAAGATGCAATACCTTGCTGGATGCGCTCAAAGCATGCATGCAAATCTTCAATCTCCAAGGCTTGAGCAATGGTATTGGCTTTCATGCGCTGGAGCTGAGCCAGATACTGGTGTGGACATTGCCATGAGATTTGGCCTGAATAGGGTAATTCAAATATGAACTGATTTTGTAAGATAGACATCAGCAATGATTTACCTTGACCATTACGTCCAATTAATCCTGTGAACTGATGTAAAGGAAGCTGGAAAGTAAGATGGTCAAATAGTTTTTGCTGGGCTAATTCGAGAGATAAGTTTGAAACGATACATGCCTGTTGAGTCATAAGAAACCTCATAAACAGGATATGCAAAATAGAAGAATATAGATAATTTTAGTAGGTGTTGCTAAATGATAGATAAGTCTATTTTGCACATCAAAAAGAAAAATGAACTTTGATGATGGAAATAGAACTTACTTCATTGGCGTGATCTCAAATTGGTTTATTTTTACACTATTCTATGAGGGAAGTGATGAAAGGTCAAATTTTAAGATTTTGAAGAGATGATTAAAAAAACATAAAAAGTGCTTGTCAAATGCTGAAATAGTGCGTAATTTAATAGTTAGACACCGTTTTTTAGATATTTGAAATAAATATGTTAAAGCATACTGTAAACACCAACGCATACTTTTACTTTTGGCAATATTGATCGTTGCCTGATGCGTTTCGGGCAGCAAAAGGGTTGCCCAACCAGTTAATACCTGATCGGCAACACCGATCAGGTTTTTTTATGCTTTAACAAACATCATTTTAGGAGAAATACCATGTATACATTTAACTATTCATATTTTAGCAAGATTTCTTGGTTTTACTTTGCAAAAAAATCAACATCGCTTAGATCACACTTGCTCAAATAAATGATAGGACTGCGAAGAAGGCCAGTCCAAAGGAATTGAAAAATGAATGCTTTAAATACTGCTTTGACACAACCACAAACACATACAAAAGAATCAATGCTTAGCTTGCCATCACAACTCAAAGCGCAGTATCCCTTGTCTGCAACTTTAGCGCAGCAAATTTCAAAACATCGTCAAACGATTCAGAATATTTTATCTGGGCACGATCATCGCTTAATGGTGATTACAGGTCCTTGCTCGATTCATGATCCTATCGCAGTACTCGAATATGCTGATCGCCTACAACAACTACAAGAACAGGTGAAAGATCAAATATTCTTGGTGATGCGGGCATATATCGAAAAACCACGTACGACCGTGGGTTGGAAAGGTTTCTTATATGATCCAAATTTAGATGGATCATCAGATTTACAGCTTGGTTTAGAAAAATCTCGTCAGCTTTACTTACAGCTAATCGAGAAAGGTTTGCCAATCGCAAGTGAAATTTTAAGTCCAATGGCGACAGGTTATTTTGATGACCTATTGGCTTGGGGCGCAATTGGTGCGCGCACCAGCGAGTCTCAAATTCACCGTGAAATTGCCAGCCATATGCCATACAGCATTGGTTTCAAAAATGGTACAGATGGTTCGATTCAGATTGCTTTGGATGCGATTCAATCAGCACTTCATGGTCATCAATTCTTGGGAATGACTCAACAAGGTCTACCTGCAATTTTGCATAGTCATGGTAATCCATTACCCCATTTAATTTTACGTGGTTCAAATCAGGGTACTAACTATGATTTGGCTTCCATTCAAGCCATGCATTTCAAACATAAACAACTACCTGCATTGGTGATTGATTGTAGTCATGGTAACAGCGGTAAAGATCCATTGTTGCAGCCACAGGTTTTACAGCAAATTATTGCAGAGCGTGCTGAATCGAAAGTGCGTGGAGTGATGATCGAGAGTCATCTGGTCGATGGCAATCAAAAGATTTCCTGTGATATGACTTATGGTCAGTCCGTAACAGATGGGTGCTTAGGTTGGGATAAAACTGCACAAATGCTGTTGGATGTTGCTGAAAAAATGCGGCATAAATAATAAAGTGAAATTTAAAAGCCAGTCTTAAGACTGGCTTTTTTTGTGCGTAAAATTAAGCAGCTTGGATAGACTGAGTTGCAAGAAAGTGACCAATTTCTTGGCTGAATTTTCTCGGTTCAGTAATTAATGGTGTATGTCCAGAACGTTCAAAATACACTGCTTTTGCATTACTTAAACTATTCGCAATGAGGGTTTGTCCTGTTTCTGGATAGAGTGTCGATTCACGACCAATAAAGAAAGTAGTTGGGCAATTCAACTGACTGATGGCTTCTCTATAATCTTCATCATGGTTGAGATAATTTTCGACATACCACAGTAAATAGTCTAAACGCTGAATTGGCAGTAGATATTTTTGTAAGAAGGGGCGATGCAGGGCGAGTTTAAGGATTTTAGGGCTATAATTATTACTACCTTGCAGCTCGATAAAATCACCCCATAAGCTGACTAGCTTGTAGCGGATATCATCTGGTAAATCTTCTAGTTTCTGAGCATGCTTATAATCGAGTAAAAGGGTTTGGATCTCAAGTAATAGATTTTTAAATTGAGGATGTTTGGGACCAAATAAACCATATTGCCAAGAATCATCAACTGCAATTTTAGGCGTTTGATCAATATGCAGATAGGCCTTAAGTTTCTTAGCTAAGCCACCATGCTTCATACCATGCATGGCTGTGGTTGCCCCCATGGAATAACCCATCAGGATAAATTGATCGAGTTTTAATTGTTTAATCAGTGAATCTACATCATTCCAATGGCTTGAGATCGCATCTAGCGCTGGAATGGCACAATTTTTTGAACCGCCAAAACCACGCCAGTCGGGAATGATAAATTCATATTGTTTACGGTTGGCAAATAAGAAAGGTAGCCATTGCCAGCTTTGCATACCCAGTCCTGATAAGACGAGCACAGGTTCGCCTTCACCAACACGTCGTACAGATAATTTTTCTTGATCGGGCATGCTATAAAACGGCATTATTTTTCTCCACTATCGTTGGCTTCTTCAAACTTTTTCAGTTGAGGAATCATTTGTTCCAACCATTTTATCCATTCATTTTCTTTAATGATACCAAGTTCCAGAATCATCTTATGGATAAACAAAACACGATTGGTTGGTTCGTTATCTTTAAAATCTTTATCATGAATGGCTTGATAAAGCCTTAATTTTTCCTTATGTAAGACTAAATGTCGCTCTAATTCGGGCAAAATATTATTGCCACCGAGTTGAGCTTCAGCTCTTAACCTGACCATGAGATCATCACGGAGTTGAGCGGGTTCACTTTGTTGTTCAATCCATGATGCCAGTTGTATTCTTCCAAGTTGTTCAACTTGATAAGTTTTTTTACGGCTGTTGGCAGTTTGTTCTTCTAATGTCGAAATCCATCCTTTTTTCAGCATCCCGTTGAGTTCACGATAAATCTGCTGATGAGTCGCATTCCAAAAGAAGCCCATTGAACGGTCAAAGCGACGAGCCAAGTCAAAACCTGTACTTGGTTTTTCCAATAAGCTGGTCAATAAAACATGGGCGAGTGACATGATGTTCCATAATAAAAAATGACTCATCAGAATTATGCAATATGTTGCATAAAAATCAAATCTTGTTTATAACTTTATGCAACAAGTTGCATTAGCTAGCAGAGTGCGAGCCAAAGGAGAAACCATGTCAGCTTATCCACATCTATTAAAGCCATTAGATTTAGGCTTTACCACCTTAAAAAATCGTGTCCTTATGGGGTCTATGCATGTTGGCTTAGAAGAAGCGCCACAAGGTTATGAGCGTATGGCTGCATTCTATGCAGAACGTGCCAAAGGTGATGTTGGGTTAATCGTAACAGGCGGTATTTCTCCAAACGATGCAGGTCTTACATTTGCACACGCTTCTAAACTAGATAGCATTGCTGAAGCAGAAAAACATAAAGTAATCACCCAAGCCGTACATGACGCGGGTGGTAAAATTGCGATGCAGATTTTGCATACAGGGCGCTATTCTTATCAACCTGAGATCGTTGCACCATCTGCGATTCAGGCACCGATTAACCCAATCAAACCTAAAGCATTAAGCTCTGCCGAAGTACAGCAAACCATTGATGACTTTGCCAACTGTGCCAAGCTGGCACAGTACGCGGGCTATGATGGTGTTGAGATCATGGGGTCGGAAGGTTATCTGATTAATGAATTTATTGCTGCACGTACCAACCATCGTGATGATGAATGGGGTGGTAGCTATGAAAATCGTATCCGTTTCCCGATTGAAATCGTAAAGCGTACCCGTGATCTAGTCGGTGAAAACTTTATTATTATTTATCGCTTATCGATGTTGGATTTGGTCGAAGGTGGTTCAAGCTTAGAAGAGGTCATTCAACTGGCGAAAGCAATTGAAAAAGCTGGCGCAACCATTATCAATACAGGTATTGGCTGGCATGAAGCACGTATTCCAACCATTGCAACCAAAGTACCTCGCGCAGCATTCACTTGGGTTACAGAGAAGTTAAAAGGTCAAGTTTCGGTTCCATTAATTACCTCGAACCGTATTAACACACCTGAAATGGCAGAACATGTATTGGCCTCTGGTCATGCAGACATGGTATCGATGGCGCGCCCAATGCTGGCCGATTCTGAGTTTGTATTAAAAGCCAGTGAAGGTCGTAGCGATGAAATCAATACTTGTATTGGTTGTAACCAAGCTTGTTTAGACCATATTTTCTCAATGAAAATTGCAACCTGCTTAGTCAATCCACGCGCTTGTTACGAAACTGAGCTTATTTTTAAAGAAGCGAATGCGGTTAAAAATATTGCGGTGATTGGTGCTGGTCCAGCAGGTTTGAGCTTTGCAGTATATGCAGCAAGTCGTGGGAATAAAGTTAAAGTTTTTGATGCAAGCAATCAGATTGGTGGTCAATTCAATATTGCCAAGACCATTCCAGGTAAAGAAGAATTCTACGAGACTTTACGTTACTTCAAGCGTCAAATTGAATTACAGCCGAATATTGAGTTGGTACTGAACCACACAGCCACTTATGAAGAACTTAGCAACGCAAACTACGATGATATTGTAGTTGCAACAGGTGTAACACCGCGTCAACTGCAATTTGAAGGCATTGATCATCCAAAAGTATTGAGCTACATCCAAGTGTTGAAAGAGCGCGTACCCGTGGGCAAACGTGTTGCTATTATAGGTGCGGGTGGTATTGGCTTTGATACAGCAGAATATTTAACCCATGAAGGTGATAGTGGCAGCTTAAATCCTGAAAAATTCTATGCAGAATGGGGTATTGATACTTCTTATGCGCATGTAGGCGGCTTAAAACCAGCTGAGTTAGAAAAGTCAGAACGTGAAATTTACTTATTGCAACGTAAGAGTGCCTCTGTTGGCGCTGGTCTGGGTAAAACCACAGGCTGGATTCATCGTACAGGCTTAAAACATCGTGATGTAAAAATGATTGCTGGGGCAAGTTACGACAAAGTGGATGATCAAGGTTTGCATATCACTGTAGATGGGCAAAGCCGCGTGCTTGAGGTCGATAACGTGGTGATTTGTGCAGGTCAAGAGTCTTATACGGCAATGTTTGATCAGCTTAAAGCGGACGGTAAAAACGTTCACTTGATTGGTGGAGCGAAAGAAGCGGGCGAGTTGGATGCTAAACGGGCAATTCGCCAAGGTGCTGAGTTAGCAGCAACGTTGTAAACATGATAGGGAGTATTTTCTACTGAGCAAATACTCCCGCCTTATTTATTAAATCTCAAGGGAGTATAACAATGACACTGGAAACGACAAAACAAGCTTTAGAAAACTGGCATCAAATGATTAAAACAGGTGACCTATCCAATTTAAATGATTTGCTGGCCGATGATGTGGTGTTTCGTTCGCCTGTTGCCTATAACCCTTATGAAGGTAAGCATGTGGTTTTTTTTATTTTGACCAATGTGATTCAGGTGTTTGAAAACTTTACCTATCACCGTGAATTTTACACTGAAGATAGTGAAAATGTGGTGTTGGAATTCAGTGCTAATGTGAGTGGTAAATCGTTGAAGGGCATCGATATGATTCGCTTTAATGAACAAGGCAAAATCATTGATTTTGAAGTGATGATTCGCCCGATGAGCGGTTTGGCAGCACTGGCAGAGAAAATGGGTGCACGCTTTGCCAAGTATCAACCGAATTAATGCCTCTAAAATAGCCTAAGTAATGTTAAGAGAATTAAAATGTGGTTAAAACTTTCAACTTTTGCATTACTGCCTGTATTAGTCATACAGGGTATGAAGGTTCGTAACAATACACCACGTCTTTCTGAAGCAAGTGGCGACCGCCATGGTATCGTAGGTCAAGGTCAGCCACTTTCTTTGCTTATTCTTGGCGATTCAGCAGCGGCAGGTGTTGGTGTCGAAACCCAGCAACAGGCTTTATCGGGTGCGATTATCTCTGAGCTTCAACTTGAATACCTGTTGCAATGGACGTTGCATGCCAAAACGGGTGATACTACCCAACAGGTTTTTCAAGCAGTACAACAATTAGATTCGCAATGCTATGATGTTGTTATCACTTCAATTGGTGTCAATGATGTGACTAAATTGACCTCTGCAAAATCTTGGCTTAAACAACAAAAACAGCTATTCACTTATATACAGAATCAGTTTCAACCTAAACTCATTATTGTATCGGGTGTGCCACCAATGCAGCATTTTCCGGCTTTACCTAATCCTTTGGCTTGGCTGTTTGGAAAATATGCAGAACAAATGAATCAGGCATTACAGCAATGGTTGGCACCACAATCTCAATTTCGATTTATTCAATATGATATTGAAGCTTTTCAAGCAATGGATTTGCCGATGGCAAGCGATGGTTTTCATCCAAGCAAAGAAATCTATGCCATCTGGGGACAACAGGTCGCGGCTTTGGTGCGACAAACATTTACTCATGGTTAGATAGAGGCGGTTATTGAATATGGGTATATCTGCTTTAGATAAAATCAAAGTGTTAGGCTCAGAGCTCCTTGATTCAGTACTCGGTGCTGAGCAACCCAAAATGTACTATGATCCGAAAGGGAAAATTAAAGATGTTTTGGAAAAATTACCACAGTTAAAGCAAAAATATCGTCCTACACCTTGGCTGAGTAACACGCATATCCATCTGTTATATTTTGATGTGATTCGTAAGAAAACCATTAAACTTGAATATGACCGTGTTGATCGTTTGATCATGTCGGATGGAGGGATTACTGCCGTTGCGTGGTATGGATATGACCTACCTGCAGAAACACCAACTGTTGTGATTATGCATACCATTACAGGGACACCTGAAAGTATGCGTGAACTGGTCAAAGATTTGCATGACTATAATGGTTGGAGAATTGCACTGTGTCTGCGTCGTGGTCATGCAGGATTGCCAATGCCAGTGCCCCGTATTTCACTTTTTGGTTCAACCAGTGACCTGAAAGAACAGCTTGCGCATATTCAAAACCTGTTTCCAAAATCCGATCTATATGCAGTAGGCTCTTCCGCAGGAACTGGTTTATTGGTGCGATATTTGGGTGAAGAAGGAGAAAATACGCCATTCAAAGCTGCTTTTGCGATGTGCCCAGGTTATAACACTGAAATCGGTTTTAAAAATGTGCATCCTTTTTATAGCAAAATGATGACCAAGAAGTTATTTAAATACTTCATTTATCCTTATCAGAATACATGGGATCAAATTGCATCTGTAGAAAAAGTACTGACGACCACAAGCTTAGAAGAGTTTGAAAAAGAATATTTTGAAATGGCAGGATTTCAGGATTATCAGAGTTATTGCCAAGCCATTAATCCCATTTACGTATTTGAGAATGTTAAAATTCCATTGATGATTCTCAATGCAGAAGATGACCCTGTTTGCTCAATTAAAAACTTGGAACCCTATAAAGATCAGATCCAGCAAATGGACAACATTGCAGTTGTGACGACTAAAAAGGGAAGTCATTGTGGTTTTTATGAAAGTTTAACAGTGAAGTCTTGGGCCTCCCGTTTGATGGCAGACTTTTTTAAAAATTACTAATCTATAGACATAAAAAAGCCAGTTGAAAGCAACTGGCTTTTTACTATTCACAAATGAATTAGTTATTTAAAGCTGGTGTTGCGGCAGCGATTGCAGCAGCGACAGCATCATCTTCACTTTGAGCAGGTGCTGATGGTTTTGCAGCTTTCACAGGTTGTTCTGCTTTAGGTTGTTCAGTCTTTGCTGGTTTCTGTTCAGCTTTTACAGGTTTTTGCTCTTCTGCGCGTGGAGCTTCAGTTGCCGCAGGTGTTTCTGTTTGAGCTGGATGGGTCTCACGACGAATCTCTGTAGTCGTATTTGGTGTTTCTTCACGCGTTGTTTCTACAACAGGCGCTGGAGCTTCATGTTTATCAACACTTTCTAAAGACTCGAACTCTTGGATTTTTTCAGGCTCAGGCTGGGTTTGAGTCTCAGTTGCTGTCTGCTCTTGCTGCTCTTCGTTTTTTGGTTCTTCTTTTTTCACACAAGCAGTTAATAAAAGACCAGTCGCAAGTGCTGCACAAATTAAAAGTTTTTTATTCGCCATTGCTAAAACAACATATTAAAAAAGGACAGTCGCAATTATAACAGTAAATCTATGTGAAGAAATCACTACGCTTTGTAGAGTTTGTTGATATTTTATAAATGCTTGCAATTAAACAGACGAATAGCAAAGAATTTAAAAGTGAAGAATGCAAGATTTTAGATATCGCTTTAAGTGAATTTTACCTCTTAAACGTAATTTATGGATGAAAAGTCCACAAATCCCTTAAATTTTTATCGAAAATGCTGATAGAATAGCCAGTTGTTTATAGTTCTTTGAATTGATGCGGTTTGACTTTGCTTTATAGGGGCAGAGTACAGTAAAATTGCCCAACATTGTAGGCCGATTTCGGCTCGATTGTACGAGAAACTCAATGACCCATTTTATTTTTGTCACTGGTGGTGTGGTTTCATCACTAGGTAAAGGTATTTCTGCTGCTTCTGTTGCTGCACTTTTGGAAGCTCGTGGCTTAAAAGTCACTATGGTAAAAATGGATCCATACATTAATGTCGATCCAGGTACCATGAGCCCATTTCAGCACGGTGAAGTTTTCGTCACAGAGGATGGTGCTGAAACTGACTTAGATTTGGGATATTACGAACGTTTCTTACGTCGTGCGAAAATGACCAAACTGAATAACTTTACCAGTGGTCGCGTATATCAAGACGTTTTAAATAAAGAACGTCGTGGTGACTACCTAGGTGGTACGGTTCAAGTTATTCCACATATTACAGACAACATTAAAGAACGTGTACTTCGCGCAGGTGAAGGTTATGACGTTGCAATCGTTGAAATTGGTGGTACGGTTGGTGATATCGAATCACTTCCATTCATGGAATCAGTACGTCAGTTGATGGTAGAGCTTGGTCATAAACGTACCATGCTCATGCATTTAACTTTGTTACCATATATCAAATCTGCGGCTGAGCTCAAAACCAAGCCAACTCAACATTCTGTGAAAGAACTTCTTTCAATTGGTATTCAGCCAGATATCTTGATCTGCCGTACTGAATATGATGTTGATGTTGATACTAAACGTAAAATTGCATTGTTCACGAATGTGGAAGCGCGTGCCGTTGTGGTATGTAAAGATGCGAAGACGATATATCAAATTCCGCGTACGTTCTACGAGCAAAACGTTGATGACTTGATCTGTGAGCGTTTTGGCTTTAATGATCTTCCAGAAGCAAATCTTGAAGATTGGGACAACGTTGTTGAAGCATTACTAAACCCTGAATACACAGTTCGTGTTGCAATGGTGGGTAAATATGTAGAACTTCCAGATGCTTATAAATCTGTGAATGAAGCACTTTTACATGCAGGTATCCAGAACCGTGTCAAAGTTCAGATTGATTATGTCAATGCTGAAGAGCTTGAACAGCAAGATATTAGCGTTTTAAGTACTGCTGATGCGATCTTAGTTCCAGGTGGTTTTGGTGAGCGCGGTACTGAAGGCAAAATGAAAGCCATTCAATATGCACGTGAAAACAAGATTCCATTCCTTGGTATTTGTTTAGGCATGCAGTTGGCGGTAATTGAATATGCGCGTAATGTTGCTGCAATGCCTGAAGCGAGTTCAACAGAGTTTAACCGTTCAACGAAATATCCATTGATTGGTTTAATTACTGAATGGTTGGATGAGCGTGGTGAGTTACAACAGCGTAGTTTAGAGTCTGATTTGGGTGGCACAATGCGTTTAGGTGCGCAAAAGTCTGAGCTCGTTGAAGGTACAAAGACGCGTGAAGTTTATGGTAAAGCTGAAATTACAGAACGCCATCGCCATCGCTACGAAATGAACGATCGTTTTATTCCAGCACTTGAAGAAGCTGGTATGAAGATTTCAGGTTATTCATCAGTACAACATTTAGTTGAAACTGTAGAAATCCCTGAACATCCTTGGTTTATTGCTGTACAATTCCACCCAGAATTTACAAGTTCACCACGTGATGGACACCCATTATTTGCTAGTTTTATCGGGGCTGCTAAAAATCAGCACCAAAAGTAAGTACTGAGTTTTAAATAAACTGGGAAAGTTTAAATGTCACAATTAAAACCACAAGAAGTTGTACGTTTAGGCGATATACAAATGGCAAATCATTTGCCATTTGTATTATTTGGCGGAATGAACGTATTAGAGTCAAAAGATTTAGCATTTGAAATTGCTGAAACTTATGTTGATATTTGCAAGCGCTTAGATATTCCTTATGTATTTAAGGCGAGCTTTGATAAAGCAAACCGTTCAAGTCTGAACTCTTACCGTGGACCAGGTTTGGAAAAAGGGATTGAATGGCTTGCTGACATTAAAAAGCATTTTAATGTGCCCATTATCACTGACGTTCATGAGCCTTACCAAGCAGCGCCTGTTGCTGAAGTTGCCGATATTATTCAACTTCCTGCCTTTTTAAGTCGTCAGACTGATCTCGTTGAAGCAATGGCCAAAACTCAAGCCATTATCAATATCAAAAAAGCACAATTCTTAGCACCACATGAAATGCGTCATATCTTGCATAAGTGTTTGGAAGCTGGAAATGACAAACTCATTCTTTGTGAACGTGGTTCAGCATTTGGTTATAACAACTTGGTTGTTGATATGCTTGGCTTCGATACCATGAAAGAAATGAATGTGCCTGTATTCTTTGATGTCACCCATGCATTGCAAACACCAGGCGGACGTGCTGATTCTGCTGGCGGTCGTCGCGCCCAAATCACCACTTTAGCGCGTGCAGGTATGGCAACAGGATTGGCTGGTTTATTCTTGGAAGCACATCCTGAGCCAGAAATCGCAAAATGTGATGGACCATGTGCATTGCGTTTATCTCAGCTTGAGCCATTCTTGGCGCAATTAAAAGAATTGGATACTTTAGTTAAAGGATTCAAAAAGTTAGACACCCACTGATGCAATAACTTGCATCTTGTTTTTCATTCAACAGAGGAATTGTTCATGAGCCAAATCGTTGACATCCGTGCACGTGAAATTTTGGACTCTCGTGGTAACCCAACCATCGAAGCAGACGTTATTTTAGAATCTGGGGTTGTTGGTCGTGCATGTGCACCATCTGGTGCTTCAACTGGTTCTCGTGAAGCTTTAGAACTTCGTGATGGCGATAAAGCACGTTATTTGGGTAAAGGCGTTAAAACTGCGGTTAATAACGTAAATACCATTATCCGTGACGCTTTAGTGGGCAAATCAGTATTTGAACAAAAAGACATCGATAATACGATGATCGAACTTGATGGTACTGAAAACAAAGAAAAATTAGGTGCTAACGCAACTTTAGCTGTTTCATTGGCTGCTGCTCGCGCTGCTGCAGATGAAAAGAAAATTCCTCTTTTCCAATATATCGCAGATCTTCGTGGTCAAACGACTTTGACGATGCCTGTACCAATGATGAACATCATCAATGGTGGTTCGCATGCAGACAACAATGTTGATATTCAAGAGTTCATGATTGAGCCTGTAGGCTTCACATCATTTGCTGAAGCATTACGCGCAGGCGCTGAAATCTTCCATTCTCTAAAATCAGTTTTAAACAAGAAAGGTTTGAATACTGCTGTGGGTGATGAAGGTGGTTTTGCACCAAACTTGCGTTCAAACGAAGAAGCAATTCAAGTTATTCTTGAAGCAATTGGTCAAACTGGTTACAAAGCTGGTTCTGATATTATGCTGGCACTTGACTGCGCATCTTCAGAATTCTACAAAAATGGTCAATATGTTCTTGCTGGTGAAGGCAATAAAGCATTCACAAGCAACCAGTTCTCTGACTATTTAGCAGGTCTTGTAAACCAATACCCAATCATTTCGATTGAAGATGGCCTCGATGAATCTGACTGGGAAGGTTGGAGCTACTTGACATCAATCCTTGGTGACAAAATCCAATTGGTTGGTGACGATTTATTCGTAACTAATCCTAAGATTTTACAACGTGGTATTAATGAGAAAGTCGGTAACTCTATTCTGATTAAATATAACCAGATTGGTACA
This window harbors:
- a CDS encoding nuclear transport factor 2 family protein is translated as MTLETTKQALENWHQMIKTGDLSNLNDLLADDVVFRSPVAYNPYEGKHVVFFILTNVIQVFENFTYHREFYTEDSENVVLEFSANVSGKSLKGIDMIRFNEQGKIIDFEVMIRPMSGLAALAEKMGARFAKYQPN
- a CDS encoding SGNH/GDSL hydrolase family protein; amino-acid sequence: MWLKLSTFALLPVLVIQGMKVRNNTPRLSEASGDRHGIVGQGQPLSLLILGDSAAAGVGVETQQQALSGAIISELQLEYLLQWTLHAKTGDTTQQVFQAVQQLDSQCYDVVITSIGVNDVTKLTSAKSWLKQQKQLFTYIQNQFQPKLIIVSGVPPMQHFPALPNPLAWLFGKYAEQMNQALQQWLAPQSQFRFIQYDIEAFQAMDLPMASDGFHPSKEIYAIWGQQVAALVRQTFTHG
- a CDS encoding alpha/beta fold hydrolase, translating into MGISALDKIKVLGSELLDSVLGAEQPKMYYDPKGKIKDVLEKLPQLKQKYRPTPWLSNTHIHLLYFDVIRKKTIKLEYDRVDRLIMSDGGITAVAWYGYDLPAETPTVVIMHTITGTPESMRELVKDLHDYNGWRIALCLRRGHAGLPMPVPRISLFGSTSDLKEQLAHIQNLFPKSDLYAVGSSAGTGLLVRYLGEEGENTPFKAAFAMCPGYNTEIGFKNVHPFYSKMMTKKLFKYFIYPYQNTWDQIASVEKVLTTTSLEEFEKEYFEMAGFQDYQSYCQAINPIYVFENVKIPLMILNAEDDPVCSIKNLEPYKDQIQQMDNIAVVTTKKGSHCGFYESLTVKSWASRLMADFFKNY
- a CDS encoding internalin, with the translated sequence MANKKLLICAALATGLLLTACVKKEEPKNEEQQEQTATETQTQPEPEKIQEFESLESVDKHEAPAPVVETTREETPNTTTEIRRETHPAQTETPAATEAPRAEEQKPVKAEQKPAKTEQPKAEQPVKAAKPSAPAQSEDDAVAAAIAAATPALNN
- a CDS encoding CTP synthase, giving the protein MTHFIFVTGGVVSSLGKGISAASVAALLEARGLKVTMVKMDPYINVDPGTMSPFQHGEVFVTEDGAETDLDLGYYERFLRRAKMTKLNNFTSGRVYQDVLNKERRGDYLGGTVQVIPHITDNIKERVLRAGEGYDVAIVEIGGTVGDIESLPFMESVRQLMVELGHKRTMLMHLTLLPYIKSAAELKTKPTQHSVKELLSIGIQPDILICRTEYDVDVDTKRKIALFTNVEARAVVVCKDAKTIYQIPRTFYEQNVDDLICERFGFNDLPEANLEDWDNVVEALLNPEYTVRVAMVGKYVELPDAYKSVNEALLHAGIQNRVKVQIDYVNAEELEQQDISVLSTADAILVPGGFGERGTEGKMKAIQYARENKIPFLGICLGMQLAVIEYARNVAAMPEASSTEFNRSTKYPLIGLITEWLDERGELQQRSLESDLGGTMRLGAQKSELVEGTKTREVYGKAEITERHRHRYEMNDRFIPALEEAGMKISGYSSVQHLVETVEIPEHPWFIAVQFHPEFTSSPRDGHPLFASFIGAAKNQHQK
- the kdsA gene encoding 3-deoxy-8-phosphooctulonate synthase, whose amino-acid sequence is MSQLKPQEVVRLGDIQMANHLPFVLFGGMNVLESKDLAFEIAETYVDICKRLDIPYVFKASFDKANRSSLNSYRGPGLEKGIEWLADIKKHFNVPIITDVHEPYQAAPVAEVADIIQLPAFLSRQTDLVEAMAKTQAIINIKKAQFLAPHEMRHILHKCLEAGNDKLILCERGSAFGYNNLVVDMLGFDTMKEMNVPVFFDVTHALQTPGGRADSAGGRRAQITTLARAGMATGLAGLFLEAHPEPEIAKCDGPCALRLSQLEPFLAQLKELDTLVKGFKKLDTH